A section of the Rhodobacteraceae bacterium M382 genome encodes:
- a CDS encoding DUF1513 domain-containing protein, which produces MTSRRAFMIGMMATGLCPVPSWAEAGNPNYLAAARRPDGGFELAGLDAAGNRVFRVRLPDRGHAAAAHPVRPEAVAFARRPGTFAIVLDCRTGREIARLETPGGRHFYGHGSFSTDGRVLFTTENDFEAGQGVISLWDVTKGYGRIGEYPSAGVGPHDICVMPEGDVMVVANGGIETHPDMGRAKLNLPLMRPNLTYLSLDGVVLDQLELAPELHRNSIRHLAVRADGLVGFALQWQGDGGESPPVLGVHHRLGGLAPRLFEAPMPEQRRTRGYAGSIAFSEGGDLVGFTSPRGGILHVFNVTSGALAGAHRIHDVCGLSGAPNGFRYTSGTGDIGRAGAGAQTLTVVATHDCQWDNHLVPVPI; this is translated from the coding sequence TTGACCTCGCGCCGTGCGTTCATGATCGGAATGATGGCGACAGGACTGTGTCCAGTGCCATCCTGGGCCGAGGCTGGCAATCCCAACTATCTGGCGGCTGCGCGCCGCCCGGACGGCGGGTTTGAATTGGCCGGATTGGACGCCGCGGGAAACCGGGTGTTTCGTGTGCGGTTGCCCGACCGTGGCCATGCTGCCGCGGCACATCCCGTCCGACCAGAAGCCGTTGCCTTTGCCCGTCGGCCGGGAACCTTTGCCATCGTGCTGGATTGCCGAACCGGGCGCGAGATTGCCCGGCTTGAAACCCCAGGAGGACGGCATTTTTACGGTCACGGCAGCTTTTCCACCGACGGGCGGGTGCTGTTCACCACCGAGAATGACTTTGAGGCTGGTCAAGGTGTGATCAGCCTGTGGGATGTGACGAAAGGGTACGGTCGGATCGGAGAATACCCCTCTGCCGGGGTCGGGCCGCATGACATCTGCGTGATGCCGGAAGGGGACGTCATGGTGGTGGCCAATGGCGGGATCGAAACCCATCCCGATATGGGGCGTGCCAAGTTGAACTTGCCGCTGATGCGGCCCAACCTGACCTATCTTTCGCTGGATGGAGTGGTGTTGGATCAGCTGGAATTGGCCCCGGAGTTGCACAGGAACTCGATCCGCCATCTTGCCGTGCGCGCAGACGGGTTGGTCGGCTTTGCGTTGCAATGGCAGGGTGACGGAGGTGAATCGCCGCCGGTGTTGGGAGTGCACCACCGTCTGGGTGGATTGGCACCGCGCCTGTTTGAGGCACCGATGCCTGAACAGCGCCGGACCAGGGGATACGCCGGGAGTATCGCATTTTCCGAAGGTGGCGATCTGGTGGGCTTTACCTCGCCACGCGGCGGGATCCTGCATGTTTTCAATGTCACGAGCGGCGCACTGGCGGGCGCACACAGGATCCATGATGTCTGTGGGCTGAGCGGTGCCCCAAACGGGTTTCGGTATACGTCGGGGACAGGCGACATCGGCCGTGCGGGGGCGGGTGCGCAGACGCTGACCGTTGTGGCAACCCATGACTGTCAGTGGGACAACCATTTGGTCCCAGTGCCCATATGA
- a CDS encoding molybdopterin guanine dinucleotide-containing S/N-oxide reductase, with translation MTDITDLPLTSFHWGSYRVETQDGEVTALHPFEEDPDPSPIGQGYVGVLNGPDRITAPMVRKSWLDGGPGTAGDLRGRDDFVEISWEEAEQLVAAELTRVTKTHGNESIFAGSYGWASAGRFHHAQGHLKRFLNLLGGFTKSVNTYSLAAGEVILPHVLGGAEFIYDATSWQSIIENCDLMVAFGGLPVKNAMIGQGGLGAHRTGPALLEAKAAGVEFVNVSPLRSDVMETLGADWLAPRPSTDAALMIGLAHVLLGEGLIDRAFLDRYTVGFDHFAAYLTGETDGIPKTADWASDICGLPAETIRDLARRMAQGRTMISVAWALTRQDHGEQNFWLGTVLAAMLGQIGLPGGGVGFGYGAVNTVGLERPSPRFQALPQGRNKVKTFIPVARITDMLENPGGYFDYNGKRYNFPDTRLIWWAGGNPFHHHQDLNRLRRAWARPETVIVNDWCWNSLAQHADIVLPCTTPLERNDITLSPRDPYVLMMEKVVDPAGQARDDYDIFRGIARHLGIESAYSQDRDTDSWIRWLYEKSRQSATRADIELPPFDTLRQTGWHKMPVPQAPHVMLSKFRADPELHPLRTPSGKIEIASEKIAKFGYTDCPGHPTWMDPLEWLGAAQSDQLHLISNQPKNKLHSQLDHGSLSQADRVAHHEPAMIHPSDAADRGIQDGDVIRIFNDRGACLCGAILSDAIRPGVVQVSTGAWYRPDEATNLCQNGNPNVLCADKGTSKLGQGPTAHSCLVRIERLE, from the coding sequence ATGACCGACATTACCGACCTTCCCCTGACCAGCTTTCACTGGGGCAGTTACCGGGTCGAGACCCAAGATGGAGAAGTAACGGCGCTGCATCCGTTTGAAGAGGATCCAGATCCGTCACCTATTGGTCAGGGGTATGTCGGCGTTCTCAACGGACCGGACCGGATCACGGCTCCGATGGTACGCAAAAGTTGGCTGGATGGCGGCCCGGGAACAGCCGGCGATTTGCGTGGCAGGGATGATTTTGTCGAGATCAGTTGGGAAGAAGCCGAGCAACTGGTTGCCGCCGAGTTGACCAGAGTCACCAAAACCCACGGCAATGAAAGCATTTTCGCAGGCTCATATGGCTGGGCAAGCGCCGGGAGGTTTCACCATGCACAGGGTCATCTCAAACGTTTTCTGAATTTGCTGGGCGGATTTACCAAATCAGTGAACACTTACAGTCTCGCCGCAGGGGAAGTGATCCTGCCCCATGTGTTGGGTGGGGCCGAATTCATCTATGACGCAACCAGTTGGCAGTCGATCATCGAAAATTGTGACCTGATGGTCGCCTTTGGCGGCTTGCCCGTTAAAAATGCCATGATCGGCCAAGGCGGGCTGGGTGCCCATCGCACCGGCCCTGCCCTGTTGGAAGCCAAGGCGGCAGGTGTCGAATTCGTCAATGTGTCGCCCTTGCGATCCGATGTCATGGAAACCTTGGGGGCCGACTGGTTGGCACCGCGACCATCTACCGATGCCGCGCTGATGATCGGGCTGGCTCATGTGTTGCTGGGCGAAGGTTTGATAGATCGGGCATTTTTGGATCGCTACACTGTCGGCTTTGATCACTTTGCCGCGTATCTGACCGGCGAAACCGACGGAATACCAAAGACCGCCGATTGGGCCTCGGACATCTGTGGCCTTCCCGCCGAAACGATCCGGGATCTTGCCCGCCGCATGGCCCAGGGGCGCACGATGATCTCTGTGGCCTGGGCGCTGACACGTCAGGATCATGGCGAGCAGAACTTTTGGCTGGGAACGGTTCTGGCCGCCATGCTCGGCCAAATCGGGTTGCCGGGCGGTGGTGTCGGGTTTGGATATGGCGCGGTCAACACCGTAGGTTTAGAAAGACCCTCCCCCCGTTTTCAGGCGCTGCCACAGGGACGAAACAAGGTTAAAACCTTTATTCCCGTCGCCCGGATCACAGACATGCTGGAAAACCCTGGTGGATATTTTGACTACAACGGAAAACGCTACAACTTTCCTGACACCAGATTGATCTGGTGGGCGGGTGGAAACCCCTTTCATCATCATCAGGACCTGAACCGTCTGCGCCGCGCCTGGGCCCGCCCTGAGACTGTGATTGTCAATGACTGGTGCTGGAACAGCCTGGCCCAACATGCCGATATCGTGCTGCCCTGTACCACGCCACTGGAACGAAACGACATCACGCTGTCACCCCGTGACCCTTATGTGTTGATGATGGAAAAGGTCGTGGACCCGGCCGGCCAAGCCCGCGACGACTATGATATCTTCAGGGGAATTGCCCGGCACCTGGGTATAGAAAGCGCCTATTCCCAAGATCGAGACACAGACAGCTGGATTCGGTGGCTGTACGAAAAATCCAGACAATCAGCGACCCGAGCCGATATCGAATTGCCGCCGTTTGACACGTTGCGCCAGACAGGGTGGCACAAGATGCCAGTGCCACAAGCCCCCCATGTCATGCTGTCAAAATTCCGGGCAGATCCCGAATTGCACCCCCTGCGAACACCCAGCGGCAAAATCGAAATAGCCTCGGAGAAGATTGCCAAATTTGGTTACACAGATTGCCCTGGACATCCGACCTGGATGGACCCGTTGGAATGGTTGGGTGCTGCACAAAGCGATCAACTCCACCTGATTTCGAACCAACCCAAAAACAAATTGCATAGCCAGCTTGATCACGGCTCACTTTCTCAGGCGGACCGTGTCGCCCACCACGAGCCAGCAATGATTCATCCATCTGACGCAGCCGACCGGGGCATTCAAGACGGCGATGTTATCCGGATCTTCAATGATCGTGGTGCGTGCCTGTGCGGTGCGATCCTGTCAGATGCAATCCGTCCCGGCGTGGTTCAGGTGAGCACCGGTGCGTGGTATCGCCCGGATGAGGCGACCAACCTGTGCCAAAACGGCAACCCAAATGTGCTGTGCGCGGACAAGGGAACGTCCAAATTGGGTCAGGGACCCACGGCGCATTCCTGTCTGGTGCGCATTGAACGTCTTGAGTAA
- a CDS encoding peptidase, whose product MKRALLASCVIPLSMAAHAALAEEITKVAVLENYADIAQAGYADSAITADNLRRAIAALVDQPNGINLAAARSAWIAARVPYQQTEAFRFGNPIVDEWEGKVNAWPLDEGLIDYVTDAYGGPTDDNQLAVLNVIANPRFSLSGTEIDASVITPELLATTLHEADGVEANVATGYHAIEFLLWGQDNNGHAPGAGDRPWTDFAAGDDCTGGNCDRRADYLMAATDLLVSDLNWMAEQWAQGGAARTHLTQTPDAGIVAILTGMGSLSYGEQAGERMRLGLMLNDPEEEHDCFSDNTHNSHYYDGLGIQNVYLGEYVRVDGTLVSGPAVSDLVALADADADAELKTKLSDTMQALARIKTAAESGFAYDQMLERGNAGGEALIMGGVNGLTDQTRSIERAVTALGLNQIAVEGSDSLDNPSAVFQ is encoded by the coding sequence ATGAAACGCGCCCTTTTGGCAAGCTGCGTAATACCTCTTTCGATGGCGGCGCACGCGGCCCTGGCTGAAGAGATCACCAAGGTGGCTGTTCTGGAAAACTATGCCGATATTGCGCAGGCCGGATATGCCGACAGCGCAATCACTGCGGACAATTTGCGCCGGGCCATTGCGGCGCTGGTCGATCAGCCGAATGGGATCAATCTGGCCGCTGCGCGGTCCGCCTGGATTGCGGCACGGGTGCCGTATCAACAGACCGAAGCGTTCCGGTTTGGCAATCCGATTGTCGACGAGTGGGAGGGCAAGGTAAACGCCTGGCCGCTGGACGAAGGGTTGATTGATTATGTCACAGACGCCTATGGCGGCCCGACAGATGACAATCAGCTGGCTGTGCTGAACGTGATTGCCAACCCGCGCTTCAGCCTATCGGGAACAGAGATTGATGCATCCGTGATCACGCCAGAGCTGTTGGCAACAACCCTGCACGAAGCGGATGGTGTCGAGGCCAATGTCGCCACGGGCTATCATGCCATCGAATTTCTTTTGTGGGGGCAGGACAACAATGGCCATGCTCCGGGCGCAGGGGATCGTCCCTGGACGGATTTTGCCGCTGGTGATGACTGTACGGGCGGGAATTGCGACCGCCGTGCCGATTACCTGATGGCTGCAACTGATCTGTTGGTGTCGGATCTGAACTGGATGGCCGAACAATGGGCTCAGGGGGGGGCGGCACGCACGCATCTGACCCAGACACCGGACGCCGGGATTGTTGCGATCCTGACCGGCATGGGGTCGCTGTCCTATGGCGAGCAGGCAGGTGAGCGGATGCGGCTCGGGCTGATGCTGAACGATCCGGAAGAAGAACATGACTGCTTCTCGGACAACACGCACAACAGCCACTATTACGACGGCCTGGGGATTCAGAATGTGTATCTGGGCGAATATGTCCGGGTGGACGGAACCCTGGTGTCCGGTCCTGCGGTCAGTGATTTGGTGGCTTTGGCGGACGCGGATGCGGACGCCGAATTGAAAACCAAACTGTCGGATACGATGCAGGCCCTGGCCCGGATCAAGACAGCCGCCGAATCCGGCTTTGCATATGACCAGATGCTGGAACGCGGCAATGCCGGGGGTGAGGCGTTGATCATGGGCGGGGTCAACGGGTTGACCGATCAGACCCGGTCAATTGAACGTGCGGTGACAGCCCTTGGGCTGAACCAGATCGCGGTCGAAGGGTCGGACAGCCTTGATAACCCGTCGGCTGTGTTCCAGTAG
- a CDS encoding imelysin family protein, protein MREFLKTAALIVLLPVGLCAAEPEETVRNVVEQHVLPGFSTLRDRATDLMRATDTGCSAKPDGIKAAYHHAADAWISVSHLRFGPSEIDDRAFAIAFWPDTKGFTPKVLAKLLGAEDPIVTDPQKFATLSVAGRGLYALEYLLYDEQLSQTGTPEYRCDLIRAIAHDVQQNATSIQQGWELEFARALLEPGMGQGRYETTEDSLQELFKALDTGLQITSDMRLGRPLGSFDRPRPKRAENWRSGRSLQNVVVALQALRNLAGLLAAEDPALALDLDQGFAAAILAAERLNDPIFASVADPQGRFRVESLKQRIDDVRVVVTTRLGPALGVAAGFNSLDGD, encoded by the coding sequence ATGCGTGAATTTCTCAAAACTGCGGCCCTGATCGTGTTGCTACCTGTTGGGTTGTGCGCCGCTGAACCAGAAGAAACCGTGCGTAACGTTGTTGAACAGCACGTACTGCCTGGGTTTTCCACACTGAGGGACCGTGCCACTGATCTGATGCGCGCCACGGACACGGGCTGTTCGGCAAAGCCTGACGGGATCAAAGCCGCCTATCATCACGCAGCGGACGCCTGGATCTCGGTCAGCCATTTGCGATTTGGCCCCAGTGAAATTGATGATCGCGCGTTTGCCATCGCCTTTTGGCCCGACACCAAAGGGTTCACCCCAAAGGTCTTGGCCAAATTGCTGGGCGCTGAGGACCCGATCGTGACAGACCCGCAGAAGTTTGCCACCCTTTCGGTTGCCGGGCGGGGGCTCTATGCGCTGGAGTATCTGCTGTATGATGAACAGCTCAGTCAGACCGGCACACCCGAGTACCGTTGTGACCTGATCCGTGCCATCGCCCACGACGTTCAACAAAACGCCACGTCCATTCAACAGGGTTGGGAATTGGAATTTGCGCGGGCTTTGCTGGAACCCGGAATGGGGCAGGGACGGTACGAGACAACCGAAGACTCGTTGCAGGAACTGTTCAAGGCACTGGATACCGGCCTGCAGATAACCTCTGACATGCGGCTGGGTCGCCCGCTGGGCAGCTTTGATCGCCCCCGTCCCAAACGGGCCGAAAACTGGAGATCGGGGCGGTCGCTGCAAAATGTCGTCGTTGCTTTGCAGGCCCTGCGCAATCTGGCGGGGCTTTTGGCGGCTGAGGATCCGGCGTTGGCTCTGGATCTGGATCAAGGTTTCGCTGCGGCGATTTTGGCTGCTGAGCGGTTGAATGATCCGATATTCGCGTCGGTTGCGGATCCACAGGGACGGTTTCGGGTCGAATCCCTGAAGCAGCGCATAGACGATGTTCGCGTGGTTGTAACAACCCGATTGGGTCCGGCGCTGGGCGTTGCGGCGGGGTTCAACTCTCTGGATGGAGATTGA